From a region of the Daphnia pulicaria isolate SC F1-1A chromosome 1, SC_F0-13Bv2, whole genome shotgun sequence genome:
- the LOC124313546 gene encoding uncharacterized protein LOC124313546 isoform X2 codes for MINFTRICLLMVLMLWTTRSTVAAFSIEEEILQLKLKVAQLEAKDAKMEGKVTVLESQIKEKVSELEFKNVEMEEKVTQLETRNGQLETKVKDQEKIFTLLKAAELPISVTGLKSIFNNLENAIESTGRSGIPRTCRELLADNPSLPSGMHWIDPDGLGVGDNPIYVYCNMASGSTSILHDSETPIDVGHCADPGCYSRAINYNASMKQMESLIALSSECHQSFKYYCYCASFEYDNTQYAWWNDRDGNAQYFWAGNKTDEIHTCQCGIDKNCVDSSVKCNCDLASQDELVDEGLITDKNVLPVIRLNFGRTQFGAGIHTLGQLECSGSIAVNGLPTSCEDLWRIGHSLNGLYFVMEDELVKNVYCNFTKFFIESGFESFIGYSEVKNKPTYFGSAMMESVFCDFTKLPSDEGFEKWIGYADVKSAPVYFYVQRSSEFAILNTPIPFTVARVNEGNAMNLATGKFTAPRNGIYFFAFTAEVNFPADSSSYVDLYIGIYLNGVKVGSGENEDANTVSNQNEQVTLQSTLNLKIGDQVWVQIWRMSSGAGLVDDSNYYTHFTGFMLQEEIVASL; via the exons atgataaattttacccgaatttgtttgttgatgGTTTTGATGTTATGGACGACTCGATCGACCGTTGCTGCGTTTTccattgaagaagaaattcttcaattaaag TTAAAAGTGGCCCAACTGGAGGCAAAAGATGCGAAAATGGAGGGAAAAGTGACCGTACTGGAATcgcaaattaaagaaaaagtttctgAATTGGAGTTCAAAAACGTTGAAATGGAGGAAAAAGTGACGCAACTTGAGACGAGAAATGGACAACTTGAAACTAAAGTTAAGgatcaagaaaaaatttttacccTGTTAAAAGCGGCTGAACTTCCAATTTCAGTCACTggattaaaatcaatttttaacaaTCTTGAAAATGCAATTGAATCAACTGGAAGGAGTGGAATCCCGAGGACATGCCGTGAACTTCTTGCGGATAATCCGTCACTTCCGTCCGGAATGCACTGGATTGACCCGGACGGCCTAGGTGTCGGTGATAACCCAATTTATGTTTACTGCAATATGGCATCAG GATCGACTTCAATTTTACACGACAGCGAAACTCCCATTGACGTGGGTCACTGCGCCGATCCTGGATGTTATTCCAGGGCAATCAACTACAACGCGTCCATGAAACAGATGGAATCGTTAATCGCGTTATCATCTGAATGTCATCAGTCCTTTaaa TACTATTGTTACTGCGCCTCGTTCGAATACGACAACACCCAATACGCCTGGTGGAACGACAGGGACGGCAATGCGCAATACTTTTGGGCAGGAAATAAAACGGACGAAATTCACACCTGCCAGTGTGGAATTGATAAAAACTGTGTTGATTCTTCGGTGAAATGCAATTGCGACCTGGCATCACAAGATGAATTAGTCGATGAag GTCTCATAACGgacaaaaatgttttgccCGTCATTCGCCTTAATTTTGGTCGAACACAATTTGGAGCTGGTATCCACACGCTGGGACAATTGGAGTGCAGTGGATCAATCGCCGTCAATGGATTGCCCACGTCATGCGAAGATCTCTGGCGGATCGGCCACAGTCTAAACGGATTATATTTCGTCATGGAAGACGAATTAGTAAAAAATGTTTACTGCAATTtcaccaaattttttattgaatcag GTTTCGAGAGTTTCATCGGATACTCAGAAGTCAAAAACAAACCCACATATTTCG GATCAGCAATGATGGAATCCGTTTTCTGCGATTTTACTAAACTCCCCAGTGATGAGG GATTTGAAAAATGGATTGGATACGCCGACGTGAAATCGGCGCCAGTCTATTTTTATGTGCAGCGAAGTTCTGAATTCGCCATATTAAATACTCCAATTCCTTTCACTGTGGCGCGAGTGAACGAGGGGAACGCGATGAACTTAGCAACAGGAAAATTCACGGCGCCACGAAatggaatttatttcttcGCGTTCACGGCGGAAGTGAATTTtccagcagattcttcatcttATGTCGATTTATACATTGgaatttatttgaacggggttaaagtcgggtcgggtgagaACGAAGATGCAAACACCGTCAGCAATCAAAACGAACAGGTGACTCTACAGTCAACGTTAAACTTAAAAATTGGCGATCAAGTTTGGGTTCAGATTTGGAGGATGTCGTCAGGGGCGGGATTGGTTGACGACAGTAACTACTACACTCACTTCACTGGTTTCATGTTGCAAGAAGAAATTGTGGCATCCCTTTGA
- the LOC124313546 gene encoding uncharacterized protein LOC124313546 isoform X1: MINFTRICLLMVLMLWTTRSTVAAFSIEEEILQLKLKVAQLEAKDAKMEGKVTVLESQIKEKVSELEFKNVEMEEKVTQLETRNGQLETKVKDQEKIFTLLKAAELPISVTGLKSIFNNLENAIESTGRSGIPRTCRELLADNPSLPSGMHWIDPDGLGVGDNPIYVYCNMASGSTSILHDSETPIDVGHCADPGCYSRAINYNASMKQMESLIALSSECHQSFKYYCYCASFEYDNTQYAWWNDRDGNAQYFWAGNKTDEIHTCQCGIDKNCVDSSVKCNCDLASQDELVDEGLITDKNVLPVIRLNFGRTQFGAGIHTLGQLECSGSIAVNGLPTSCEDLWRIGHSLNGLYFVMEDELVKNVYCNFTKFFIESGFESFIGYSEVKNKPTYFGMPTSCDNLKGAGHISSGFYSIKGSAMMESVFCDFTKLPSDEGFEKWIGYADVKSAPVYFYVQRSSEFAILNTPIPFTVARVNEGNAMNLATGKFTAPRNGIYFFAFTAEVNFPADSSSYVDLYIGIYLNGVKVGSGENEDANTVSNQNEQVTLQSTLNLKIGDQVWVQIWRMSSGAGLVDDSNYYTHFTGFMLQEEIVASL, encoded by the exons atgataaattttacccgaatttgtttgttgatgGTTTTGATGTTATGGACGACTCGATCGACCGTTGCTGCGTTTTccattgaagaagaaattcttcaattaaag TTAAAAGTGGCCCAACTGGAGGCAAAAGATGCGAAAATGGAGGGAAAAGTGACCGTACTGGAATcgcaaattaaagaaaaagtttctgAATTGGAGTTCAAAAACGTTGAAATGGAGGAAAAAGTGACGCAACTTGAGACGAGAAATGGACAACTTGAAACTAAAGTTAAGgatcaagaaaaaatttttacccTGTTAAAAGCGGCTGAACTTCCAATTTCAGTCACTggattaaaatcaatttttaacaaTCTTGAAAATGCAATTGAATCAACTGGAAGGAGTGGAATCCCGAGGACATGCCGTGAACTTCTTGCGGATAATCCGTCACTTCCGTCCGGAATGCACTGGATTGACCCGGACGGCCTAGGTGTCGGTGATAACCCAATTTATGTTTACTGCAATATGGCATCAG GATCGACTTCAATTTTACACGACAGCGAAACTCCCATTGACGTGGGTCACTGCGCCGATCCTGGATGTTATTCCAGGGCAATCAACTACAACGCGTCCATGAAACAGATGGAATCGTTAATCGCGTTATCATCTGAATGTCATCAGTCCTTTaaa TACTATTGTTACTGCGCCTCGTTCGAATACGACAACACCCAATACGCCTGGTGGAACGACAGGGACGGCAATGCGCAATACTTTTGGGCAGGAAATAAAACGGACGAAATTCACACCTGCCAGTGTGGAATTGATAAAAACTGTGTTGATTCTTCGGTGAAATGCAATTGCGACCTGGCATCACAAGATGAATTAGTCGATGAag GTCTCATAACGgacaaaaatgttttgccCGTCATTCGCCTTAATTTTGGTCGAACACAATTTGGAGCTGGTATCCACACGCTGGGACAATTGGAGTGCAGTGGATCAATCGCCGTCAATGGATTGCCCACGTCATGCGAAGATCTCTGGCGGATCGGCCACAGTCTAAACGGATTATATTTCGTCATGGAAGACGAATTAGTAAAAAATGTTTACTGCAATTtcaccaaattttttattgaatcag GTTTCGAGAGTTTCATCGGATACTCAGAAGTCAAAAACAAACCCACATATTTCGGTATGCCAACATCCTGTGACAATTTGAAGGGAGCGGGACACATCTCAAGTGGATTTTATTCCATCAAAGGATCAGCAATGATGGAATCCGTTTTCTGCGATTTTACTAAACTCCCCAGTGATGAGG GATTTGAAAAATGGATTGGATACGCCGACGTGAAATCGGCGCCAGTCTATTTTTATGTGCAGCGAAGTTCTGAATTCGCCATATTAAATACTCCAATTCCTTTCACTGTGGCGCGAGTGAACGAGGGGAACGCGATGAACTTAGCAACAGGAAAATTCACGGCGCCACGAAatggaatttatttcttcGCGTTCACGGCGGAAGTGAATTTtccagcagattcttcatcttATGTCGATTTATACATTGgaatttatttgaacggggttaaagtcgggtcgggtgagaACGAAGATGCAAACACCGTCAGCAATCAAAACGAACAGGTGACTCTACAGTCAACGTTAAACTTAAAAATTGGCGATCAAGTTTGGGTTCAGATTTGGAGGATGTCGTCAGGGGCGGGATTGGTTGACGACAGTAACTACTACACTCACTTCACTGGTTTCATGTTGCAAGAAGAAATTGTGGCATCCCTTTGA
- the LOC124313725 gene encoding 2-(3-amino-3-carboxypropyl)histidine synthase subunit 1-like: protein MEETTPNNISKDKIAETALVSRANPDRKVYGATAGKIRVMNQIPDDILNDKKLAAAIELLPSNYSFEIHKTVWRIRQVGAKRVALQMPEGLLMFALTISDIIEEFCQAETVIMGDVTYGACCVDDRTAIALGADLMIHYGHSCLIPVDQTSGIKMLYIFVDIKFDSQHFIETIKLNFDKETRLSFVSTIQFVASLQSLVMLLKTEGYIASTPKSSPLSPGEILGCTSPSIDTDVIIYLGDGRFHLESAMIANPDCRAYKYDPYNKEFTQEFYEHDQMKTNRKAAINTATKASRFGLILGTLGRQGSPKVLNEIKEKVLKSNKEFVTILMSEIFPSKLALMPSVDAWVQIACPRLSIDWGLAFAKPLLTPYEINVALKEVEWKETYPMDFYAYESLGAWTPNYKPKCEKKKTVDRK, encoded by the exons atggaagaaacgacaccaaataatatttcaaaagaTAAAATAGCTGAAACAGCCTTGGTCTCACGAGCAAATCCCGACCGAAAAGTGTATGGTGCGACGGCAGGAAAAATCAGGGTTATGAACCAGATTCCAGATGACATactgaacgataaaaaattagCAGCAGCAATAGAACTTCTTCCAAGTAATTATTCCTTTGAAATTCATAAAACG GTGTGGAGAATCCGCCAAGTTGGGGCTAAAAGAGTAGCTTTGCAAATGCCAGAAGGGTTGCTCATGTTTGCTTTGACAATCTCAGACATTATAGAAGAGTTTTGTCAAGCTGAAACTGTGATAATGGGGGATGTTACCTATGGAGCCTGTTGTGTTGACGATCGAACAGCCATAGCTCTAGGAGCTGACTTAATGATTCACTATGGACATTCATGTTTAATTCCAGTGGATCAGACTAGTGGAATCAAAATGCTTTACATTTTTGttgatataaaatttgattcacAACATTTTATTGAAACAATTAAGCTTAACTTTGACAAAGAAACCAGATTGTCATTTGTGAGTACCATTCAGTTTGTGGCCTCACTACAGAGCTTGGTGATGCTGCTTAAGACTGAAGGATATATTGCCAGTACACCCAAATCTTCACCATTGTCGCCAGGTGAAATTCTGGGCTGTACGTCTCCTTCAATAGACACAGACGTCATCATTTATCTTGGAGACGGAAGATTTCATCTTGAATCGGCAATGATAGCGAATCCAGATTGCAGAGCATACAAGTACGATCCGTACAACAAAGAATTCACCCAAGAGTTTTATGAACATGACCAGATGAAGACCAACAGAAAAGCAGCCATAAACACAGCTACAAAAGCCTCTAGATTTGGTTTAATTTTAGGGACACTGGGCCGACAA GGAAGTCCAAAAGTGCTGAACGAAATCAAAGAGAAAGTGCTGAAATCGAACAAGGAATTCGTTACCATACTGATGTCGGAAATATTTCCGTCCAAACTAGCGCTTATGCCCAGCGTCGATGCATGGGTTCAAATTGCATGTCCAAGACTTTCGATTGATTGGGGTCTTGCTTTTGCCAAGCCACTTTTGACGCCTTACGAAATCAATGTGGCGCTGAAAGAGGTGGAATGGAAGGAAACGTACCCCATGGATTTCTATGCCTATGAAAGTTTAGGAGCATGGACACCCAATTACAAACCAaaatgtgaaaagaaaaaaactgtcgacagaaaatga
- the LOC124313753 gene encoding protein singed wings 2-like, with the protein MSSRKFSLHFCLSLLLCFLGVDSSSLHCPADICQCYENHLEETVWNCTRLTSASQLWNGGHLPLHGDLQKSELVQHLLIADSKIDFPDDLTPYFPNLKTLELSNNLIICSKHLIWLLKLNDKLQDPENIQCTSPQTFNGTQILKALQLIHDVDARCPERCVCELAHVHKDDQYVTVRVSCNNLGLTEIPKTLPENVTIHMDLSNNRIEDVSELTKNPSYSRVTVLYLANNRIQSISSLEDSDWIKQFSLLSLQGNLLKEIPTDALNNVFHHQDINGVRMLLSNNPWKCDCITITQFQSFIAKHKQLVKDVSNVTCGPAEGESAGKKVIAVELTSVCSTVGNNAINLMDVLNVILALLTLATIGKLLYDYYAYRKTGQLPWIASKLP; encoded by the exons ATGTCTTCAAGGAAGTTTTCCCTCCATTTCTGTTTGAGTTTGTTGTTGTGCTTCCTCGGTGTTGATTCTTCTAGTTTGCATTGCCCAGCAGATATTTGCCAGTGTTATGAAAACCATTTAGAAGAAACAGTTTGGAATTGCACAAGACTAACATCAGCCAGCCAACTTTGGAATGGTGGACATTTGCCGCTTCATGGTGACCTTCAAAAATCTGAACTTGTGCAACATCTCCTCATTGCAgattcaaaaatagattttcctGATGATTTAACTCCTTATTTCCCCAATCTCAAGACATTGGAGCTATCCAATAACTTGATCATTTGTTCAAAACATTTGATTTGGCTACTTAAATTGAATGACAAGCTTCAAGACCCAGAAAACATACAATGTACCTCACCCCAAACTTTTAATGGAACTCAAATCTTGAAGGCCTTGCAGTTAATTCATGATGTGGATGCCAGGTGTCCTGAgcgctgtgtgtgtgaattAGCTCATGTTCACAAAGATGATCAATATGTCACAGTCAGGGTTAGCTGTAACAACCTTGGATTAACAGAAATACCCAAGACTCTTCCAGAAAATGTGACCATTCATATGGATCTGAGCAACAATAGA ATTGAAGATGTAAGTGAGCTAACTAAAAATCCCAGCTACAGCAGAGTGACTGTTTTATATCTAGCCAATAACCGAATCCAATCAATTTCAAGCTTGGAGGATTCTGATTGGATCAAACAGTTTAGTCTGTTAAGTCTTCAAGGAAACCTTCTAAAAGAA aTCCCTACAGATGCACTGAATAATGTATTTCATCATCAAGACATCAACGGCGTTCGCATGCTTCTTAGTAACAATCCCTGGAAATGTGACTGCATTACCATTACCCAGTTTCAg TCGTTTATTGCCAAGCACAAACAGCTGGTCAAAGATGTTAGCAATGTCACGTGCGGCCCAGCAGAAGGGGAAAGCGCTGGCAAAAAGGTAATTGCCGTAGAGCTGACCAGCGTTTGCAGCACTGTGGGAAACAACGCTATAAATCTTATGGATGTGTTAAATGTAATCTTGGCTCTTTTAACTCTGGCTACCATCGGCAAACTCCTTTATGACTATTACGCTTATCGCAAGACGGGGCAACTACCGTGGATCGCTAGCAAACTGCCATAA
- the LOC124313523 gene encoding uncharacterized protein LOC124313523, whose protein sequence is MVEIDRIKMTSNSSAAVKQEKRDDQEEIDLLAAKMVEANRVKMANLSSAATAVGQVGTSSNPLQGGVPAASRMMPGTLLGYFSRNSAGVGAKEVIDAMNKEKLNNAAAVSIDLESAKGRFGWTNSSVHIPYIYRRDDKKLCSVRVLEQCIAKMFTNVLRPELSGCVSIQSYYVSEIEARLLNEINVKHCDCQYGRELFTVRDLIINLDDALELIQFLQTCRDKLVRKSCDPQDRCGFFRIGGESVVPYTVISGIKYVPLFYFEGETGNLDRRAIQITGWDLAYLKLCCKVQGIRNELFSNDSYSAVSVEDIKQQFPAQTDLQLYWPSRSSLDVPSNGASGSSNVGISMWINKPSGSPPPLPVNSNTAAVTMQTSSVIQKNPAASAGSAATRLPSTSSASALLHQASSVVPPSRSAVPIPPTCTNSALYNGWSSMNSYASVHQQQQNASNSTPTSSAAAASAHLATVLQSQSAAAARAHAVTAMLMPNMPVHHSSMGAFNMMQYAQAVAGMMQQQQSQQQAQSHRNQPAPPPPPPPPSQAHSSGGSSLDSLLRANGLHTDHHRLPHGSSSTTVMNRSAYSSSQSPLTGVVPGSSPHSRSSTGASPRPGLPVPSSNLVHSSLTSSSSSSSTPKPPPPPLIPVNGSHPLFSSMPNNSSMASQGSSRLHQSSSETNQHGMSRSYHQPQAQYDVAQRHHSQLQHQPLLQQQQQSPQPPPFKLQLYQIENQTVPCVNSRQYVYNNLMIALPDMAAYLFPHLGHQTCKQVLQDGLGVTLYEANPQQLQVLKSAGKVSSVSSLGGEKISLVNVRDVVQYMPQIRYMMSRLDGGAELSHAHSSKRQRVS, encoded by the exons ATGGTGGAAATTGACAGAATAAAAATGACTTCTAATAGCA GTGCAGCAGTGAAACAAGAGAAGCGAGATGATCAGGAAGAGATTGATCTACTTGCAGCAAAGATGGTTGAGGCCAATCGAGTCAAGATGGCAAACTTGTCATCAGCTGCAACAGCTGTTGGACAAGTTGGAACAAGCAGCAACCCATTACAAGGTGGAGTACCAGCAGCATCTCGGATGATGCCAGGAACTCTACTAGGTTACTTTTCCAGAAATTCCGCTGGTGTTGGTGCCAAAGAAGTTATTGACGCCATGAACAAGGAAAAGCTGAacaatgctgctgctgtttcaaTAGATTTAGAGAGTGCCAAAGGAAGATTCGGCTGGACAAACTCATCAGTGCACATTCCCTATATTTACCGAAGGGacgataaaaaattatgttccgTGCGTGTTTTGGAGCAGTGTATTGCAAAAATGTTTACCAATGTGTTGCGACCAGAACTGTCCGGCTGCGTATCCATCCAGAGCTATTACGTGAGTGAAATCGAAGCAAGATTACTGAACGAAATCAACGTGAAGCACTGTGACTGTCAATATGGTAGAGAACTGTTTACCGTGCGTGACCTGATCATCAATTTGGATGATGCATTAGAACTCATCCAGTTCTTGCAGACTTGTAGAGACAAATTGGTGCGAAAGTCATGTGACCCTCAAGACCGATGCGGATTTTTCCGTATTGGTGGAGAATCCGTTGTACCATACACAGTGATCAGTGGCATCAAGTACGTTCCTCTCTTCTACTTTGAAGGAGAAACGGGCAATTTGGACAGACGAGCCATTCAAATTACTGGGTGGGATTTGGCCTATCTAAAG TTGTGTTGTAAAGTTCAAGGAATCCGGAACGAACTCTTCTCGAACGATTCTTACTCAGCTGTGAGCGTTGAAGATATCAAGCAGCAATTTCCTGCTCAAACAGACTTGCAGCTTTATTGGCCCAGCCGTTCTTCGCTCGATGTACCAAGCAACGGAGCTTCGGGATCCAGCAACGTTGGCATCAGCATGTGGATAAACAAACCTAGTGGTAGCCCCCCACCCTTACCTGTCAATAGTAATACGGCAGCCGTGACGATGCAAACAAGTTCAGTCATACAAAAGAATCCTGCAGCGTCAGCGGGCTCTGCTGCCACAAGACTGCCTTCAACATCGTCGGCCTCTGCTTTACTTCATCAAGCGTCGAGTGTTGTCCCTCCATCCCGGTCGGCTGTTCCAATTCCTCCCACCTGTACCAATTCCGCCTTGTACAATGGTTGGAGTTCCATGAACTCCTACGCCTCTGTTCATCAG CAACAACAGAATGCTTCGAATAGCACTCCAACttcttcagcagcagcagcttctgcCCATCTGGCCACGGTGTTGCAGTCGCAATCCGCGGCGGCAGCGAGAGCACACGCTGTAACGGCTATGCTAATGCCAAATATGCCGGTTCACCATTCTAGTATGGGAGCATTTAACATGATGCAATATGCCCAGGCTGTTGCAGGCAtgatgcagcagcaacaatcgCAACAGCAAGCTCAGTCGCACCGGAATCAACCTGCACCTccgcctcctccgccgccaccATCCCAGGCCCATTCTTCAGGGGGATCTTCTTTAGATAGCCTACTGCGAGCTAACGGCCTTCACACTGACCACCACAG GCTTCCCCATGGATCGTCATCGACAACGGTGATGAACCGCTCTGCCTATTCTAGCAGCCAATCACCACTGACCGGAGTGGTACCAGGCAGCAGCCCCCACTCCAGAAGTAGCACAG GAGCTTCACCTCGGCCCGGTTTACCTGTTCCAAGTTCGAACTTGGTTCACTCATCGTTAACTtcatcttcctcctcttcgtcgACACCGaaaccaccacctcctccgctCATCCCTGTCAACGGAAGCCATCCTCTTTTTTCGTCTATGCCAAATAATAGTAGCATGGCTTCTCAAGGTTCCAGTCGACTTCATCAATCGTCATCCGAAACAAACCAACATGGAATGTCGCGCTCCTACCACCAGCCTCAGGCGCAGTACGACGTTGCGCAACGACACCACTCTCAGTTGCAACACCAGCCGCTtcttcaacagcaacaacaatctcCACAACCTCCTCCGTTTAAGCTACAGCTGTACCAGATAGAAAATCAAACAGTGCCGTGTGTCAATAGTCGGCAATACGTCTACAACAATTTGATGATTGCCCTACCAGACATGGCCGCTTATTTATTTCCTCATCTGGGACACCAAACGTGTAAGCAAGTACTACAGGACGGTCTAGGAGTTACGCTTTATGAGGCCAATCC TCAGCAGTTGCAGGTTTTGAAGTCAGCGGGAAAGGTCAGCAGCGTGAGTAGTCTTGGCGGTGAGAAAATATCGTTGGTCAATGTGCGGGATGTCGTCCAGTACATGCCCCAGATCCGTTACATGATGTCCAGGTTGGACGGAGGAGCCGAGCTAAGCCACGCCCATTCTTCGAAACGGCAACGAGTCAGCTGA